The Armatimonadota bacterium genome has a window encoding:
- the cmr1 gene encoding type III-B CRISPR module RAMP protein Cmr1 translates to MGVRQSTITAPVWSEPARDTHSLSLKLKVVTPLFGGGYQAREIDDLNVIRPAAIRGQLRYWWRATAGAKFKTAEEMYEAEWRIWGSATETKKKEDDPPKGGPSKVGVRVKLTDQGSKRKLSEVVPRSTPREGPREGYFTFPFQEQRGDNPAPEAYCRIGVQFELSLCMDAELDEQTQQQIENAVKAWIAFGGVGARTRRGCGALQVTEDNSKTWLPPPDASAREKWFKSLVSPGDTLENLPTLTGGRIVLGGSPQDAKQLWSSLGTFWARFRKGQVGRIEYSPMSGSKWNDYDNLDAHRRGSAISLAKPYLGLPIIFQDFKDGKFHGNVEAGESGRMASPIIVKPLALSNGHFLPMVAVLKAHKIDKVKIKDDLVDLLPPAKEDPVMKELFAQDVYDKELLAQDVYDAVIVAAKGHVGTEVVSL, encoded by the coding sequence ATGGGCGTTAGACAAAGTACAATCACGGCTCCGGTTTGGAGCGAGCCTGCGCGAGACACTCATTCTTTGTCGTTAAAGTTAAAGGTCGTCACCCCCCTGTTTGGCGGCGGCTATCAGGCGAGGGAGATTGACGACCTGAACGTCATTCGCCCAGCGGCGATACGGGGCCAACTGCGATACTGGTGGCGCGCGACGGCCGGGGCTAAGTTCAAGACCGCTGAAGAGATGTACGAGGCCGAGTGGCGCATTTGGGGCAGTGCCACGGAGACTAAGAAGAAAGAGGACGATCCGCCCAAGGGCGGCCCTTCAAAAGTGGGCGTCCGTGTTAAACTGACCGACCAGGGCAGCAAAAGAAAACTGAGCGAAGTCGTTCCAAGAAGTACTCCGCGAGAGGGACCGCGCGAGGGCTACTTCACCTTCCCCTTTCAAGAGCAGCGCGGCGACAACCCAGCGCCGGAAGCCTACTGCAGGATCGGGGTTCAGTTTGAACTGAGCCTCTGTATGGACGCTGAGTTAGATGAACAGACCCAGCAACAGATCGAGAACGCCGTCAAAGCGTGGATCGCCTTCGGAGGCGTCGGCGCCCGTACTCGACGAGGATGCGGCGCGCTTCAAGTAACGGAGGACAATTCCAAGACGTGGCTTCCACCGCCGGACGCTTCGGCGCGCGAGAAGTGGTTCAAGTCGTTGGTTTCTCCTGGCGACACGCTTGAGAATCTGCCCACTCTGACCGGAGGCAGAATCGTTCTGGGCGGGAGCCCACAGGATGCCAAGCAGTTATGGTCAAGCCTCGGCACATTTTGGGCAAGGTTCCGAAAAGGACAAGTAGGGAGAATCGAGTACTCGCCAATGAGCGGATCAAAGTGGAACGACTATGACAATTTAGACGCCCACCGACGCGGTTCGGCCATCTCGTTGGCCAAGCCTTACTTGGGTTTGCCCATCATCTTCCAGGACTTTAAGGATGGCAAGTTTCATGGAAATGTCGAAGCTGGCGAGTCTGGCCGCATGGCCTCGCCCATTATTGTGAAGCCGCTTGCCCTATCAAACGGCCATTTTCTTCCAATGGTCGCGGTTCTTAAGGCCCACAAGATAGACAAAGTTAAGATAAAAGATGATTTAGTTGACCTCCTGCCGCCCGCTAAAGAGGACCCAGTCATGAAAGAACTCTTCGCCCAGGATGTTTACGACAAAGAACTCTTGGCCCAGGATGTTTACGACGCTGTGA
- a CDS encoding nucleotidyltransferase domain-containing protein, producing the protein MTKPKIDISQSQWEILARLLEAHLPGTRVWAFGSRAEGTARANSDLDLVVFSTPDQRRAVGDLREALEESNLPFRVDLHVWDELPARFRRRIEKARIDLQES; encoded by the coding sequence GTGACCAAACCAAAGATCGATATTTCTCAGTCCCAATGGGAAATCTTGGCGCGCTTGCTGGAAGCGCACCTGCCTGGCACGCGGGTTTGGGCTTTCGGCTCCCGTGCAGAAGGAACAGCAAGAGCGAACTCTGACCTTGATCTAGTTGTCTTTTCCACGCCCGATCAGCGCAGAGCCGTCGGAGACCTGCGGGAAGCCTTAGAAGAAAGCAACTTGCCCTTTAGAGTGGATTTGCACGTGTGGGACGAGTTGCCCGCAAGATTCAGACGTCGCATTGAAAAGGCCCGCATCGACTTACAGGAGTCTTAA